The genome window AAAAATAACCCTTCTTGAGATATTTCAGCCATTTGCACAATATAGAAATCCATTCACCTTTTATTATGCTCAAACATACCCGTTACCTCCTAAATCCACAGTAATTGGCATGTTACAGAACATTACAGAAAGATACTATGAGGAAGATTTCTATAACATCAAAGTAAGTATTCATGGAGGCTTTGAAAGCTTTTTCTGGAACTATCAGGGCTTGATTAAAGGAACTAAAGATGGTATTAATCTTATGAAATATAATGGAGAAATAAAACTGTGGAATCAAGGATTTCCATTATATGGAAGCAGCATAACCTCCCAAAGATCTCCTGTCTTTCAGCAAGAACTATTTAATGGCCATCTTTACATTTTTCTTAAGGGAAAACAGGAATTAATAGAAGAAATTGAAAAATCATTGTTAAATCCTTGTAAAATCCCATATATTGGAAGAAGTGAAGATATAATATTCTTAAGGGGTGTTTATTCTGATCAAGACCTCTCCTTTTCTGAAAAAATAGCAAGAAAAAATATTTGGTTAACCCAACCGGCTTATATTAAACTCAAAATTAAGAATGATAAAGAATTTCCAATTAAAACTGAAAAATTCCCAGTTTACTCTATTCCATTGAAAGTAGCGTTCAAAAATGGGGAAAATTCAATCACTAATAAGGCAGAGATTACCAAATCTACTAAAAGAGTGCCAGAATTTGAAACTGTTATGTATACTGGTTTAGATCAAGTTATTTATCTTAAAGACGAAGTAAAAGTTGAAAATTACAGTATAAAGGATAAAAATTTAACTTTTAAAATACCTGAAGAATTTGGGTGGTTATAATGAATGAATTAATTGAAATTTTAAGAGCTAAATCTGTAGATCAGGAAAATTATTTACTTAAAGACCACCTAAAAGAAGCTGTAAGAAGAGTTTTAGAACTCAATGAATTTGTAAAAGAAAACAAAGACTCATTTAATTATGATATGGTTGCCAACAATGAAACTTTTGAAAAACTTATTATTGCAGCAATATTACACGATTTAGGTAAAATTGACTACAATTTTCAAAAAAAGGTTTCTGAAAAAGATAGTGAAGATTGGGAAAAGTTAAAAAATTTTTTAAAGCCGCTTAATAATCCTCAAATAAGATATCCAAGGCATGAAATACTTTCAACAATTTGGAGCACATTTTTATTAGGAAATACTGAATTAGACAAAAAACTGAGAACAGCAATACTTCTTCATCATTATAATGATTATTTCATTGCAGAAAAAGATCTTATGGAGATAATTTCTAATTATCGTAAGGCTACAGCTTCTTATCTTGAATTTATTAATGTAAATTCAGGTATTTTACATAATTTCCTCATGAACTTGTTTGAATACATTAAAAATGATTTTTCTGATTCTGAAATAGCATGTTCAGCAATTAAATTCCTAGAAGCAGAAATGAATATTGAAAAAACAAATTTGCTCCTTGAAAAGATAAATTCTCGTGAAGATGACATATCTGAATTTGCAGAGTTTTATGATATAGATAATGATAATCCAGATTATGATTTTTTAGTTCTGCTTGGTTTCCTTAGAAGATGTGATTATTCTTCAAGTGGTGGAGTTAATATTGAATGTAGAGAACTCAAAAAGGTTTTTGAAGGATTATCCGATAAAATCAGAGACAGTATAACTAAAGATAATGAAGAAGCTTACCTTTGGCAAAAAGATGTATTGGAAAATGTCAATACAGACAAATCGCTTATTTTTATTGCTCCTACAGGCTCAGGAAAAACAGAATTTGCTCTTTTGTGGGCTGAAAAGAATAAAAGAAAATTGATTTATACTTTACCGTTGAGAGTGGCACTGAATGATCTTTTTTCACGTTTCCGAAATCCTGAGGATGGTTATTTTAAAGAGGAATTTGTGGACATATTACATTCAACAGCATTTATTGAATATATTAAGGAAGAAAAGGAAGGAAAATATTTAGATATGGATAAAATGATGACTTCAGTGAAAATGATTTCTTCTCCAATCCTTCTAACAACTCCTGATCAAGTATTTTTAACTTCTTTGAATTATTATGGCTCTGATAAAGTAATTTCTGTTTATCCATTTTCATCCATAGTTATTGACGAAGTA of Methanobacterium sp. contains these proteins:
- the cas5 gene encoding CRISPR-associated protein Cas5; translation: MEKITLLEIFQPFAQYRNPFTFYYAQTYPLPPKSTVIGMLQNITERYYEEDFYNIKVSIHGGFESFFWNYQGLIKGTKDGINLMKYNGEIKLWNQGFPLYGSSITSQRSPVFQQELFNGHLYIFLKGKQELIEEIEKSLLNPCKIPYIGRSEDIIFLRGVYSDQDLSFSEKIARKNIWLTQPAYIKLKIKNDKEFPIKTEKFPVYSIPLKVAFKNGENSITNKAEITKSTKRVPEFETVMYTGLDQVIYLKDEVKVENYSIKDKNLTFKIPEEFGWL
- the cas3 gene encoding CRISPR-associated helicase Cas3', which translates into the protein MNELIEILRAKSVDQENYLLKDHLKEAVRRVLELNEFVKENKDSFNYDMVANNETFEKLIIAAILHDLGKIDYNFQKKVSEKDSEDWEKLKNFLKPLNNPQIRYPRHEILSTIWSTFLLGNTELDKKLRTAILLHHYNDYFIAEKDLMEIISNYRKATASYLEFINVNSGILHNFLMNLFEYIKNDFSDSEIACSAIKFLEAEMNIEKTNLLLEKINSREDDISEFAEFYDIDNDNPDYDFLVLLGFLRRCDYSSSGGVNIECRELKKVFEGLSDKIRDSITKDNEEAYLWQKDVLENVNTDKSLIFIAPTGSGKTEFALLWAEKNKRKLIYTLPLRVALNDLFSRFRNPEDGYFKEEFVDILHSTAFIEYIKEEKEGKYLDMDKMMTSVKMISSPILLTTPDQVFLTSLNYYGSDKVISVYPFSSIVIDEVQTYNEEMAAIIIKTLEIIHKLKGKLLIITATFPPYFKKFFKNIFGEDLEIVDVAKLDENTKSQIKNFDQRRHKIKVIEEPLFSKNSQLNEESGLEDYLELFNDKNLFLIVNNVKKAINLFKSLENEEKDNVYLLHSRLIELEKSRRINEIKEKIRNGEKVTVVATQIIEASVNLDFDAMITEISTVDSQIQRWGRIHRNRDADYDEDIPNVVIFAGEKLENGSLKLDRGTSFVYDSKVVEKTFEVLKEYENKQDSLNYEEERKMINDVFEREIDGIKLKKIYEDEIEKTLDYLNYFTVEKKSQAQRLFRDIAGYKVVIPGLIELEESNDKTVKNVFTKSIRENAKSWKEIMAKIKEYTGEDLDIWELKKILYEYSVNVPIYYEDKSDFWNRDTREFRGFYIWNKVNDEEVCSVKEYGLDSILKEENDSVEIL